A window of Pseudomonas guangdongensis contains these coding sequences:
- a CDS encoding GspE/PulE family protein, with product MTDTPATPQRKLRLGDLLVQAGLISDNQLQMALLEQKRSGAKLGRAVVDLGFISELKLLEALSRQLNIPYVDLRQFKLSEGLIQRLPEAVARRFRVILLVEEPDGLLVGMADPLDIYALDEIGRLLRQPLKPAVVREGDLLDSLDRFYRNTREIESLAGELDERLEQSDFDFGGLSLDNSDAPVVRLLQMLFEDAVKMKASDIHIEPDEKVLRLRQRIDGVLNEQLIKETRIASALVMRLKIMAGLDISEKRLPQDGRFNIRVKNHNLDVRVSTMPVQFGESVVMRLLDQSGGVASLDKSGMPAEMLARFRTLLQRPHGIVLVTGPTGSGKTTTLYAGLAELNSPEKKIITVEDPVEYRLPRINQVQVNAKIDLTFARVLRAALRQDPDIVLVGEMRDQETAEIGLRAAITGHLVLSTLHTNDALTSPLRLIDMGTEPFLVANALNAVLAQRLVRKVCEHCREAHEPDERELRWLEAIQNQTLGGRRFVRGRGCHQCHNTGYLGRVGVYELLEIDAALAAALRRNDPQGFIDTAQAQPHYRPLAASALDLALAGVTSVEEVLRVSASLSDERVG from the coding sequence GTGACCGACACCCCCGCCACTCCCCAACGCAAGCTGCGCCTCGGCGACCTGCTGGTGCAGGCCGGGCTGATCAGCGACAACCAGTTGCAGATGGCCCTGCTGGAGCAGAAGCGCAGCGGCGCCAAGCTCGGCCGCGCGGTGGTCGACCTGGGCTTCATCTCCGAACTCAAGCTGCTCGAAGCGCTGTCGCGCCAGCTCAACATCCCCTATGTCGACCTGCGCCAGTTCAAGCTCAGCGAGGGGCTGATCCAGCGCCTGCCCGAAGCGGTGGCGCGGCGCTTCCGGGTCATCTTGCTGGTCGAGGAGCCCGATGGCCTGCTGGTCGGCATGGCCGACCCGCTCGACATCTACGCCCTCGACGAGATCGGCCGTCTGCTGCGCCAGCCGCTCAAGCCGGCGGTGGTGCGCGAAGGCGACCTGCTCGACAGCCTCGACCGCTTCTACCGCAACACCCGCGAGATCGAGTCGCTGGCCGGCGAGCTGGACGAGCGCCTAGAACAGAGCGACTTCGACTTCGGCGGCCTGAGCCTGGACAACAGCGACGCGCCGGTGGTGCGCCTGCTGCAGATGCTCTTCGAGGACGCGGTGAAGATGAAGGCCTCGGACATCCACATCGAACCCGACGAGAAGGTGCTGCGCCTGCGCCAGCGCATCGACGGCGTGCTCAACGAGCAGTTGATCAAGGAAACCCGCATCGCCTCGGCGCTGGTCATGCGCCTGAAGATCATGGCCGGCCTGGACATCTCCGAGAAGCGCCTGCCCCAGGACGGCCGCTTCAACATCCGGGTCAAGAACCACAACCTCGACGTGCGGGTTTCGACCATGCCGGTGCAGTTCGGCGAGTCGGTGGTCATGCGTCTGCTCGACCAGAGCGGCGGCGTCGCCAGCCTCGACAAGAGCGGCATGCCGGCGGAGATGCTGGCGCGCTTCCGCACCCTGCTGCAGCGCCCCCACGGCATCGTGCTGGTCACCGGGCCGACCGGCTCGGGCAAGACCACCACCCTCTACGCCGGGCTGGCCGAGCTGAACAGCCCGGAGAAGAAGATCATCACCGTCGAGGACCCGGTGGAATACCGCCTGCCGCGGATCAACCAGGTGCAGGTCAACGCCAAGATCGACCTGACCTTCGCCCGCGTGCTGCGCGCCGCCCTGCGTCAGGACCCGGACATCGTGCTGGTCGGCGAGATGCGCGACCAGGAAACCGCCGAGATCGGCCTGCGCGCGGCGATCACCGGCCACCTGGTGCTCTCCACCCTGCACACCAACGACGCCCTGACCTCGCCGCTGCGCCTGATCGACATGGGCACCGAGCCGTTCCTGGTCGCCAACGCGCTCAACGCCGTGCTGGCCCAGCGCCTGGTGCGCAAGGTCTGCGAGCACTGCCGCGAGGCCCACGAGCCGGACGAGCGCGAGCTGCGCTGGCTGGAGGCGATCCAGAACCAGACGCTGGGCGGGCGGCGCTTCGTGCGCGGGCGCGGCTGCCACCAGTGCCACAACACCGGCTACCTCGGCCGCGTCGGCGTCTACGAACTGCTGGAAATCGACGCCGCGCTGGCCGCCGCGCTGCGCCGCAACGATCCGCAGGGCTTCATCGACACCGCCCAGGCCCAGCCCCATTACCGGCCGCTGGCGGCCAGCGCCCTCGACCTGGCCCTCGCCGGGGTGACCAGCGTCGAGGAGGTGCTGCGGGTCAGCGCCAGCCTCAGCGACGAGCGGGTGGGCTGA